CCAGGAGCCCGGCCGGGCGAACACCGGCCGGGCCAGCCTGGCGCCGAACCCCAAGCCGCAGAACCACAGCGTGCTCGCCGCGCCCGCGCCGACCGCGAACATCCAGCGGCCGGTCCCGTAGCCCGCGGAGATCGAGCCGAGCAGCAGCACCGTGTCCAGGTAGACGTGCGGGTTGAGCCAGGTCAGACCCATGCAGGTGAGCAGACTGCCACGGCGCGTCGGCCCGCTCGCGCCCGCCTCGGCGGCGACGAGGACGCCCGGTCGCAGGGCTCTGCGTACCGCGGTGAGCGCGTACCCGATCAGGAAGGCCGCTCCGGCCCAAGCGATCACGGCCAGCGCGGTCGGACTCGTCCGTACCAGCACGCCCAGCCCGGCCACCCCGCTCACGATCAGGACGAGGTCAGAGGTCACACACACGGTCACGATCGTCGCGACGTGCTCGCGGCGCAGGCCCTGGCGCAGCACGAAGCTGTTCTGCGCGCCGATCGCGACGATGAGCGACAGACCGGTGCCGAATCCGGCGGCCACGGCGCCGACGTCGAGGTGGGGATGAAGAACCATACCCGGAACGTAACCGGACGCCGGTCCATCAGTACAGCTAATGATTCTTACCTAACATAAGAGCTGCTAACGCTCGGGTAGCATCGTCACCATGCTGCCCGAACTTCCCCTCGACCAGATCCGCACCCTGCTCGCCGCCGTCGACGAAGGCACTTTCGACGCCGCTGCCCGAGCTCTCAACGTCACGCCTTCTGCGGTGAGCCAGCGGGTGAAGGCGCTCGAGCAGCGGATCGGGCGCGTACTGCTCGCGCGCACCAAGCCGCTGACGCTCACGGAGTCCGGCGAAGTGCTCGTGCGCTACGCGCGGCAGTTCGCCCGCCTCGAGGCCGACGCCGCGGCCGAACTCGGACTCGGACCAGGACTCGCCGGAGAGCCGCAGGCCCCGACGACCCTCGCCATCGCCGTGAACGCCGACTCGCTCGCCACCTGGTTCCTGGACGCCCTCGCCCGCGTCCCCGAGTCGCTGCGGGTCGGCTTCGAGCTGCACCGGGAGGATCAGGAGCACACCGCGGAACTGCTCAGCAGCGGCGGCGTCGCCGCGGCCGTGACCTCCTCGGCCCGTCCGGTCGCCGGCTGCCGCGTACAGCCGCTCGGCGTGATGACGTACCGTGCCTGCGCCACACCCGAGTTCGCCGAGCACTGGCTGCGCGGCGGCCCGCTCAAGGAGAAGCTGCCGTCGGCACCCGTCGTCATCTTCGATCGGCACGACCGTCTGCAGGACGACTTCCTTCGCGAGCTGACCGGCGCGTCGTCCCACCCCCACGTAAGACACCTGATCCCGGCGTCGGTGGCCTACCTGCGGGCCGTCGCCACCGGGCTCGGCTGGGGCATGATCCCCGACGAGCAGGAGGCTCAGCTGCCGCCGGACACGATCGTCGACCTCGCCCCCGGGCGCGTCGTGCAGGTGCAGCTGTACTGGCAGCAGTGGAAGCTCGACTCCCCCGCCCTCGCCGCACTCACCGAAGCCGTCACCGAGGCCGCGCGCGACTTGGGGCGACCGTCCCGGTAGACCCTCGGGCCGACCTCGGGCGGGTAGGGGCACCCACCGGACGTCGTAAGGTGAGCACATGACCGACCTGACTTCCCCGGCCCCCGGCGCCGTCGACCCCCTCGCCTTGCTCGCCGTCGCCCGCGAGGAGGCGCGGCTCGGCCTGTCCGAGGGCGGAATCCCCATCGGGGCCGCGCTGTTCCGGACCGACGGCACCCTGCTCGGCCGCGGCCACAATCGGCGCGTGCAGGACGCCGACCCGTCGGTCCACGGCGAGACCGCCGCGTTCCGCAACGCCGGCCGGCTGCGCGGCTACCGCGACACCATCATGGTCACGACGCTCTCGCCCTGCTGGTACTGCTCGGGCCTGGTGCGCCAGTTCGGCATCGGCCACGTCGTCATCGGCGAGGCGCAGACCTTTTACGGCGGTCACGACTGGCTCGCCGAACACGGCGTCAGCGTGACCGTGCTCGACGACCCGGAGTGCGTGGAGCTGATGCGCACGTTCATCGCCGAGCGCCCCGAGCTGTGGTACGAGGACATCGGCGAATAGCCGACCGCGCAGGTCGCCGCCACGATTCTGTCGGTGGCCGCGACTAGGCTGAGATCATGACCGAGCTCAGCACCCGCACGCTCAACCGCACCCTCCTGAAGCGGCAAATGCTGCTGCGGCGCGCGGCGCTCAGCCCCGAGCAGGCGGTCGAACACCTCGTGGGCATGCAGGCGCAGGCCCCGAACCCGCCGTACCTCGGCCTGTTCGCGCGGCTCAGCGAGTTCGACCCCGAGGATCTGTCGGAGCTGGTCAGCAACCGTCGCGTGGTGCGCATAGCTCTGCAGCGCAACACGATCCACCTGGTGTCGGCGAGCGACGCGATCCTGCTGCGCCGCGTCCTCAAACCGGTGATCGACAGCGGGCTGAGACACAACTACGGCGCCCAACTGCGCGACGTCGACCTGCCGGCGCTCGCCACCC
This genomic window from Actinospica robiniae DSM 44927 contains:
- a CDS encoding nucleoside deaminase, with translation MTDLTSPAPGAVDPLALLAVAREEARLGLSEGGIPIGAALFRTDGTLLGRGHNRRVQDADPSVHGETAAFRNAGRLRGYRDTIMVTTLSPCWYCSGLVRQFGIGHVVIGEAQTFYGGHDWLAEHGVSVTVLDDPECVELMRTFIAERPELWYEDIGE
- a CDS encoding LysE/ArgO family amino acid transporter, yielding MVLHPHLDVGAVAAGFGTGLSLIVAIGAQNSFVLRQGLRREHVATIVTVCVTSDLVLIVSGVAGLGVLVRTSPTALAVIAWAGAAFLIGYALTAVRRALRPGVLVAAEAGASGPTRRGSLLTCMGLTWLNPHVYLDTVLLLGSISAGYGTGRWMFAVGAGAASTLWFCGLGFGARLARPVFARPGSWRVLDGVIAATMLLIGIKLLTSR
- a CDS encoding LysR family transcriptional regulator ArgP, with translation MLPELPLDQIRTLLAAVDEGTFDAAARALNVTPSAVSQRVKALEQRIGRVLLARTKPLTLTESGEVLVRYARQFARLEADAAAELGLGPGLAGEPQAPTTLAIAVNADSLATWFLDALARVPESLRVGFELHREDQEHTAELLSSGGVAAAVTSSARPVAGCRVQPLGVMTYRACATPEFAEHWLRGGPLKEKLPSAPVVIFDRHDRLQDDFLRELTGASSHPHVRHLIPASVAYLRAVATGLGWGMIPDEQEAQLPPDTIVDLAPGRVVQVQLYWQQWKLDSPALAALTEAVTEAARDLGRPSR